The nucleotide sequence GGTCGGACAACAGAAAATACGAGTACAGCTAAATCTGCATTTGCGATGGCTGGACGGATCAATGCGGACTTGCGCGGTAATATTCGTTCTACTGCACCTTCTCCATTGTCGGTGAGCGTGTAAATTACACGGTCACCGACTAAAGGAGACTGTCCACGTTGCTTCATTATTCCACGACCACGGCACTGTATGGTGTGTCCGCCTTCATCATTTTGCACATAGTAGTAGCCACTCAATGCTTTCGTAATTAAACCTTCAGGCATTAAAGCCTCGACTCCTTCAACCTTCTACTCGGATGTCGTCATTGAGCTACATCCTGATCCCCAGCGTCTGTGTCGCTCGCAACAGGCTCAGTACTCGGTGGTTCATTGTGAGCACTCTCATCAGGCTGCGTTGTTTCAGGTGGCTGTGGTGATGTGTCGGCCGGTATGACTGCGTACGGGAAAGTATATTTCCTTAAAAACTGATCATCCCGATAAACTAGAATTTGACCATCCTTACCTGGTGCCAATACCAATGTGACGGGTATTGTTGTTGTCCTCGTAATTTTGCGTTCTGTTAAATCAATGTTATCACCACGTGCATCCGAGTATACGATCTTAATCGTACTGCTCTGTCCATCTTGCTGAGGTGCGACTGTAATATCATACGATTCCTGACGCGATTCTGCTGGATATCCATTGCTGATCCAGATCTGTACTTCTTGACCTTCAATAACCATTTCATTCTGCTCTGCAGGGAACTGCTTAAATACTGTTCCTTTAGGTGCATAACTGGAATCGTACGAAATCTTGTCTTCAGGCAAAGTCAAGTTATACTTCGCAATCATCGCCTTCGCTTCATTCAACGACTTCCCAATCAGTTCGGGCATTTTAAATGCCTCTCTGCCTTTGCTTACTGTTAAAGTAACTGTTGTATTCATCGGATCGATGCTCTCATTCGCCTTTGGCACCTGACGAAGCACAGTCCCTGGCTCACTATCATCGTACACTTCGGTTGGCAATACATTTTCTTCATCTACACCGAGTTCTACGAGCATTTTTTTCGCCGCATCAAACGATTGATTCGTTACATCAGGCATTTCTGTTAGCTCTTCACCGGAACTAACCGTAATTTGGATTGTTGCGCCTTTGGCAACCTCCATATCCTGTTTGTTTTGCTTAGTTACTATACCGACCGGTACCGTCGCACTCGTTTCCTCTAATACGACAGGGTCAACGATCAAGCCTGCTGCTTCTAACGTGTCCCGCGCTTCTTTCTCCTGCATTCCTACAACGGTAGGTACTTTAATATCCGGTGGATTCATAATGCTACCTAAAGCACTTATCGCCCAGATGAGAACTCCAATGAGCCCCGCGGCTAGTACACCTAGTACCGTTGGTAATATCCATCTGTTTTTTTTACTCTCTAGTCCCTCCGAATTCCAACGGTTACCATTGTCTTCGGATTTCACAACCGGCGCTTCCATCGTATTGATCATATCTGGACGTATTGCCGGAATGACACGCGTTCTCTCCGCTTCTTCATCTTCGTCACTTGGAAAGTAGACGATAGGTTCATTCAAACGCGAAGGTTGAAGACACGTTTCTAGATCACGCAGCATCTCATTAGCAGATTGATAACGCTCTTGCGGGTTTTTGCGCATCGCTCTCAAAATGATATTTTCAACGCTTTGTGGAATGTATGGATTCACTTTGCGCGGTTGTTCAAACGGTTCCTGTAGATGCTTTAACGCAACGCTAATTGGGCTTTCTCCCAAAAAGGGTAATCTTCCCGTTAACATCTGATACAGTACGATCCCGAGCGAGTAAATATCCGATTTTTCCCCTGTCGTTACCCCTTTCGCATGCTCAGGAGAAAAATAATGTACAGATCCAACGACAGAACCGGTTTGGGTAATCGTAGAAGAAGTGACCGCACGAGCAATGCCGAAGTCCGTTACCTTTACTCTGCCATTATTCCCAATAAGAATGTTATGAGGCTTAATATCTCGATGGATGATTTGATTATGATGAGCATGTTCTAGCGCATCACAAATTTGTGCTGTAACTCTAACCGCTTCTTCTACTTGTATCGGTGCACGTTCACGTATAATTTCATTCAGGTTCGCACCATCTATGAATTCCATTACAATATAGTGGGTATCCTCAACTTGTCCCACGTCGTAAATACTTACAATATTCGGATGAGATAATGAAGCCGCTGCCTGCGCTTCACGTCGGAAACGTTTGACAAAATCATCATCATGTGTAAATTGCTGTCTCAAAACCTTTACCGCTACGAAACGATTTAATAATAAGTCCCGTGCTTTATATACAAGTGCCATTCCTCCGCCACCAACGCGAGCCAGCAACTCGTAACGATCACTTAAAGTTAATCCGATCATGCTGTCCCACCTCCTGTGGCGTTAGCACCTGCATCATCTGCAATGATAATAACTGTAATATTGTCGTCGCCACCAGCTTCAAGAGCAAGTTCAATTAATCGTTCTGCTTGCTGCTCTAAATTCAATTCTGACTGTTCTAGCGTTGCTTGTATGAGCTCATCTTCCACCATTCCACTTAGGCCATCGCTGCACAATAGCAACCGATCACCGATTTGCCAATCGATGACTTGTACGTCAATTGCCACCTCAGGATCAGTACCAAGCGCCCGAGTAAGCACATTGCGCCTCGGATGCTGGGCAGCTTCTTCCAGGCTGAGCTGTCCTGATTTCGTTAATTCGTTTACTAAAGTATGGTCTTCTGTTAATTGCTCAAGTTGACCACTACGGATGCGATAGGCACGGCTGTCCCCAATGTAGCCGATCAAGCCACTTCCTTGACTAATCATAGCCATCACTACGGTCGTCCCCATATTATGGTATTGTTCATTCAAGGAAGCCGTTTCAAAAACAGTTGTATTCGCCGTGCGGATGATCTCGCGAAGTGAAGGAATAGCATCAGCGCCCAGTTCGAAATTGTCCCAATTTTGCAACGATTCGACTATGCTGTTCACTGTAAGACCACTCGCAACTTCACCTGCGCGATGGCCTCCCATCCCGTCTGCAACAATTGCAGCGAGTGCATGTCCATTCACTTGACCGAACCAAGCTTGGTCCTCGTTAATTTGTCGCACTTTACCAACATGACTCCGTAAAGCCGTCCTCAAATCAATCACCCCGTCGTCGTCTCCATATGTTTCGCACGCAATTGGCCGCAAGCAGCTGCGATATCATGTCCTTGTTCTCTTCGAATCGTTACATTCACATTTCTCTTCTGCAATATGCGTTGAAACTCAAAAATATCATCACGTGGTGTCCGAACGTAGTCGCGCTCAGGCACGTAGTTAACTGGAATCAGATTCACGTGGCAGAGCATTCCTTGCAACACGGTTGCGAGCTCTTCGGCATGCTCAGGTCGGTCATTCACACCGCCAATTAACGCATACTCGAACGTGATCCGTCGCCCAGTCTTCTCAATGTAATAATGACAAGCATTGATGACATCGGCAAATGGAAAACGGCGATTAACCGGCATCAGCTTCGAACGAAGCGTATCATTCGGCGCATGGATCGAAATCGCTAAATTAATTTGTGTGCCTTCATCCGCAAAGCGAATCATGTTCGGTACGATCCCGCTCGTTGAGACAGTTATATGTCTAGCTCCAATGTTCAGTCCCTTCGGATGAATCATCAGTCTCAGGAATGTCATTGTCGCCTCATAATTTTCAAACGGTTCTCCCGTTCCCATAATAACGATGCTCGACACCCGTTGTCCCTCAGCATCTAACACCCGTTGCGATTGCACCACTTGAGCAACGATTTCACCTGCAGTCAAATCGCGCTTTAGCCCACCTAAGGTTGAGGCGCAGAATGTACATCCTACACGGCAACCTACTTGTGTCGTTACACAGACGCTGTTTCCGTAATTGTGTCGCATAATTACAGTTTCAATCGCATGGTTATCATGAAGTCCGAACAGAAACTTCACTGTTCCATCTTTGGAATTCAGCTTAGTAATTTCATTCAACGTTACAAAGCGGAAGCTATCGTTTAACTTATCTCGCAGCGATGCAGGCAAGTTCGTCATCTCTTCAAAGGAGACCACTCGTTTTACATACAGCCAATCAAAGATTTGGCCCGCACGGAAAGCAGCTTCGTCATGCTCCTTAACCCAATCTTGAATTTGCTCTAAAGTATAATCATAGATGAAAGGTTTGCTTTCCCCTTCATTCACTTCTTTATTCATGATCGTCACCACCATTCGCTTTATTTTAACATAAACTCAGAACAGGCATAAACTATACCTTTACTGCTATTTATTGAGATCTCTTTTTTCGTAATCGTGCGATAAAAAAACCATCACTCCCGAACATATGCGGCAGCAGCTGTAACATCCCTTTAAAATCTGAAGTTACGATCCCCGCATCCTGCAGTGGACGCAGCACGTCCTCAGTCCAGTTTGCATCGAGCTCAAAGTCAGGAAATTCATTCATAAAATGTTTGATGGTTTGCTCATTTTCCTCTGGTGCAATTGTACATGTACTATATACGAGTGTTCCACCCGGTTTAACCAACTCCTGTACTCGCCGTAACAATTGACTTTGCAAGATCGCCAAGCTGGCAATATCGTCCTCTGTTTTGTTCCACTTAATCTCAGGCTTTCGTCTGATGACACCTAAACCTGAACATGGAGCATCAAGCAATACAACGTCGAACGATTGCGGTGAAAGCCGCTCCGCTAAATCTGCCGCATCTGATGTCATCGTCTCGATACAGGACAATCCTAACCGTTCTGCTTGCTTTCCAATCAGTGCCTGCTTATGAGGGTGTAAGTCATTCGCTACCACTTTGCCTTCATTGCGCATCAATTCAGCCAAGTGGGTTGACTTACCCCCTGGTGCCGCGCAGCAATCTAACACTGCCATTCCAGGCTGTGGGTCAGCTACTGCGGCAACGAGCATAGAACTCTCATCTTGCACGGACATACGACCATCACTATACCATGAGGTGTGTACAAGATTACCTGCTTTCGAAGCAACAACACCCTGAATAGAAAGCGGAGAAGCGTTGGCTTCAATCCCGATGCGAGTCATCTCGGTCAGCAATTCCTCTCGGTTCATCCGTAGCGGATTAACCCGCACTGACGAATGTGGCGGTTCGTTGTTCGCTGCACAAATTGCTTCTGTTGTAGCTTGTCCATAATCGCGAAGCCATCGCTTAATGAGCCATTGTGGATGACTAAAACTAAGTGAGATACGCTCCTCGATACTCATTTGTTGCGGTAGTGACTCATCGATTCCATCTCGAATAACACTCCGTAACACGCCATTCACTAGCCCGGCAATGCCCGAGTGTCCATGTTTCTTCGCGATTGTTACAGCCTCATCAACAACCGCATGAGGGGGTACTCGATCTAGCCAGCGCAGTTGGTAATAGCTAAGTCTGAGCAGACAACGCACCCACGGCTCGACTTTCTTAGGCCAGCCCTTCACCCGACGTTTCAACACATCATCAATTGTATTTAATCGCTGAATCGTGCCATAAACCAACTCAGTTGCAAGAGCTGAATCTGGACGTGAAAGTTCGAAAGATTCTAGCGCGTGATTCAAAGTCAGACCGCTATATGCACCTTCTGTTTCTACCTTAAGCAGCACCTGCATCGCAACCTCGCGTGCACCTTGCGGTTTGCCGCCACCTATTTTACGATTTGATTTCGTCATTGCTCGCATCCTCTTGATTTAAATGAGAAAAAAAGCTCGGGTGCAATTACCCGAGCATGTGACCAGCAGCAAGCCGCGCTCCGCGAGCATATTCTGCCGCAGACAATGGTTTGCGTCCAGCCGGTTGTACTACAGTTAACATAATGCTGCCATCACCGGTACGCACACGGATTCCATCTGCACCGCTCTCAAGTATTGCACCAGCTGCCATTGCACGAAATTCGGATGACAACTGTTGATCTGCTTCAGTAGGCACACGACAAGCCCATACTTTAAACACTTCATCGTTCAACTCGGTAAATCCGCTCGCCATGGGATGAAGTCCACGTACACGATTAAAGATGGATCGAGATGTCGCTTTCCAATCGATTCGCTCATCCTCACGCGTTAAATTCGGCGCATAAGTAGATTCCGCCTCTACTTGAGGGATTCGACCTGCTGTACCTTCAACAATACGTGGTAGCCAATCTAAGAGCAAGTTCGCCCCAGCTATGCTAAGTTTTTCGAACATCGTACCCGCTGTATCTTCATCCAATATCGGAGTCTCAACCTTTGCAATCATATCGCCGGTATCCAAGCCTTCTGCCATATACATTAATGTGACACCTGTAGCAGATTCTCCATTAATGATACTGCGCTGAATCGGAGCGCCCCCTCGATATTGAGGTAGCAACGAGCCATGCACATTAATGCATCCCAGCCGTGGTAGATCCAATATCGAGCGAGGTAAAATTTGACCATAAGCAGCCGTCACGATCAAATCAGGTTGATAAACCGATACAGCCGCTACACCTTCAGGCGAACGTAGCTTTTCAGGTTGAAGTACAGGGATATGATGGGCTAGTGCACTCACCTTCACAGGTGTCGGTGTCAACTCGCGCTTGCGCCCAACCGGTCGATCCGGCTGCGTGACGACAGCGATAATTTCATAACCACGCTCAATGAGCAATTCCAACGATGGAACTGCGAAATGAGGTGTGCCCATAAACAATATTTTCATACTTACTCCTCATCCTGCTCAAGCACTTTGCGGGCTTCATAAACAGATTCCGCCAAATCGATAAACAAAACACCTTCGAGGTGATCGATCTCATGCTGGAATGCTCTCGACAACAATTCTGTACCTTCATATTTAATCGGATTACCGTGACGATCTTGTCCTTCTACTACGACATGATTCGCCCGACGAACATCACCTTGAAGACCGGGAATGCTTAAGCAGCCCTCTGGTCCAAGCTGTTCGCCATCCATCGAAACGATTGTCGGATTCACTAGCTCGATGAGTCCATGTTCGTCCCCTACATCAACAACGATTACACGTTTGGAGATGCCAACCTGTGGCGCGGCTAAGCCGACTCCATCCGCATCATACATCGTCACTGCCATATCTTCTAGCAGCTTGTGCAGGTTTGCGTTGAACTTGGTCACTTCTTTGGCTTTTTCCCTCAATACTTCATCAGGGTGTTTCACGATTAATCGAATCGGCATAACAGCATCCATCCTTTTATTAGAGCATCATCTGCGGATCAACGTCTACACTAACAACTAAACCACTTCGTTTGACAGCATCCGCGATTTGTTGCAAAGCTTGTGAAACGAGACTACTAGCGTCAACGCCTCCTCGATATTTTACCATACATTGAAACCGGTAGCGATCTTTCAATCGTGCAATTGGTGAAGCAACCGGCCCTAGCACTTCTAATACGCGATCATCTCGGCTAAAATCCGTTCCAATTCCATGAAATTTCGCCAACTCTCTCACACGCGTAGCGAGTTGTTCTCCGATCGAAAGGAGCATGGGCACCGATTCGTGGGATAGCGTCACGGCAATCAAGCGACCATAAGGCGGGTATCCAAGTATGCTGCGCAGCTTCAATTCTTGTCTAACGAAAGCTTCATAATTGTGTCCTTGCACAGATGTAATTGCAACATGTTCTGGGTCATACGTTTGCACGATCACCTCTCCCGGGAGCTCATGTCTACCCGCACGTCCAGCCACTTGTGTAAGAAGCTGAAAGGTACGTTCAGATGAACGAAAATCAGGGAGGCGTAGAGCGGAATCCGCGGCAAGCACACCTACTAGAGTAACATATGGAAAATCGAGCCCTTTCGCCACCATCTGTGTGCCGAGTAGCACATCTGCTCTTCTTTCACGAAATTCGGTTAGCCACTTTTCATGCGAACCTTTCTCCGTCGTCGTATCTACATCCATCCGAATGACGCGAATGCCAGGAAATGTAGCAGCTAACGCTTCCTCCACCTTCTGTGTTCCTGTTCCAAAGAAGCGGATATGTGGGCTTTCGCAGCTAGGACATGTTTTCGGTTCAGCTTCGGCATAACCACAATAATGGCAACGCAAATTTTGCGAGCCACGATGATACGTTAGTGAAATCTCGCAATGGGGACATGTTGCCGTATAACCACAGGATCGGCACATGACGAATGTGGCATACCCCCGACGATTGAGCAATAGAACCGTCTGCTCTTTCCGCTCCAAGCGT is from Candidatus Cohnella colombiensis and encodes:
- the pknB gene encoding Stk1 family PASTA domain-containing Ser/Thr kinase, with amino-acid sequence MIGLTLSDRYELLARVGGGGMALVYKARDLLLNRFVAVKVLRQQFTHDDDFVKRFRREAQAAASLSHPNIVSIYDVGQVEDTHYIVMEFIDGANLNEIIRERAPIQVEEAVRVTAQICDALEHAHHNQIIHRDIKPHNILIGNNGRVKVTDFGIARAVTSSTITQTGSVVGSVHYFSPEHAKGVTTGEKSDIYSLGIVLYQMLTGRLPFLGESPISVALKHLQEPFEQPRKVNPYIPQSVENIILRAMRKNPQERYQSANEMLRDLETCLQPSRLNEPIVYFPSDEDEEAERTRVIPAIRPDMINTMEAPVVKSEDNGNRWNSEGLESKKNRWILPTVLGVLAAGLIGVLIWAISALGSIMNPPDIKVPTVVGMQEKEARDTLEAAGLIVDPVVLEETSATVPVGIVTKQNKQDMEVAKGATIQITVSSGEELTEMPDVTNQSFDAAKKMLVELGVDEENVLPTEVYDDSEPGTVLRQVPKANESIDPMNTTVTLTVSKGREAFKMPELIGKSLNEAKAMIAKYNLTLPEDKISYDSSYAPKGTVFKQFPAEQNEMVIEGQEVQIWISNGYPAESRQESYDITVAPQQDGQSSTIKIVYSDARGDNIDLTERKITRTTTIPVTLVLAPGKDGQILVYRDDQFLRKYTFPYAVIPADTSPQPPETTQPDESAHNEPPSTEPVASDTDAGDQDVAQ
- a CDS encoding Stp1/IreP family PP2C-type Ser/Thr phosphatase, producing MRTALRSHVGKVRQINEDQAWFGQVNGHALAAIVADGMGGHRAGEVASGLTVNSIVESLQNWDNFELGADAIPSLREIIRTANTTVFETASLNEQYHNMGTTVVMAMISQGSGLIGYIGDSRAYRIRSGQLEQLTEDHTLVNELTKSGQLSLEEAAQHPRRNVLTRALGTDPEVAIDVQVIDWQIGDRLLLCSDGLSGMVEDELIQATLEQSELNLEQQAERLIELALEAGGDDNITVIIIADDAGANATGGGTA
- the rlmN gene encoding 23S rRNA (adenine(2503)-C(2))-methyltransferase RlmN, whose product is MNKEVNEGESKPFIYDYTLEQIQDWVKEHDEAAFRAGQIFDWLYVKRVVSFEEMTNLPASLRDKLNDSFRFVTLNEITKLNSKDGTVKFLFGLHDNHAIETVIMRHNYGNSVCVTTQVGCRVGCTFCASTLGGLKRDLTAGEIVAQVVQSQRVLDAEGQRVSSIVIMGTGEPFENYEATMTFLRLMIHPKGLNIGARHITVSTSGIVPNMIRFADEGTQINLAISIHAPNDTLRSKLMPVNRRFPFADVINACHYYIEKTGRRITFEYALIGGVNDRPEHAEELATVLQGMLCHVNLIPVNYVPERDYVRTPRDDIFEFQRILQKRNVNVTIRREQGHDIAAACGQLRAKHMETTTG
- the rsmB gene encoding 16S rRNA (cytosine(967)-C(5))-methyltransferase RsmB, giving the protein MTKSNRKIGGGKPQGAREVAMQVLLKVETEGAYSGLTLNHALESFELSRPDSALATELVYGTIQRLNTIDDVLKRRVKGWPKKVEPWVRCLLRLSYYQLRWLDRVPPHAVVDEAVTIAKKHGHSGIAGLVNGVLRSVIRDGIDESLPQQMSIEERISLSFSHPQWLIKRWLRDYGQATTEAICAANNEPPHSSVRVNPLRMNREELLTEMTRIGIEANASPLSIQGVVASKAGNLVHTSWYSDGRMSVQDESSMLVAAVADPQPGMAVLDCCAAPGGKSTHLAELMRNEGKVVANDLHPHKQALIGKQAERLGLSCIETMTSDAADLAERLSPQSFDVVLLDAPCSGLGVIRRKPEIKWNKTEDDIASLAILQSQLLRRVQELVKPGGTLVYSTCTIAPEENEQTIKHFMNEFPDFELDANWTEDVLRPLQDAGIVTSDFKGMLQLLPHMFGSDGFFIARLRKKRSQ
- the fmt gene encoding methionyl-tRNA formyltransferase, translated to MKILFMGTPHFAVPSLELLIERGYEIIAVVTQPDRPVGRKRELTPTPVKVSALAHHIPVLQPEKLRSPEGVAAVSVYQPDLIVTAAYGQILPRSILDLPRLGCINVHGSLLPQYRGGAPIQRSIINGESATGVTLMYMAEGLDTGDMIAKVETPILDEDTAGTMFEKLSIAGANLLLDWLPRIVEGTAGRIPQVEAESTYAPNLTREDERIDWKATSRSIFNRVRGLHPMASGFTELNDEVFKVWACRVPTEADQQLSSEFRAMAAGAILESGADGIRVRTGDGSIMLTVVQPAGRKPLSAAEYARGARLAAGHMLG
- the def gene encoding peptide deformylase, whose product is MPIRLIVKHPDEVLREKAKEVTKFNANLHKLLEDMAVTMYDADGVGLAAPQVGISKRVIVVDVGDEHGLIELVNPTIVSMDGEQLGPEGCLSIPGLQGDVRRANHVVVEGQDRHGNPIKYEGTELLSRAFQHEIDHLEGVLFIDLAESVYEARKVLEQDEE